From the Solanum stenotomum isolate F172 chromosome 4, ASM1918654v1, whole genome shotgun sequence genome, one window contains:
- the LOC125861272 gene encoding agamous-like MADS-box protein AGL80, with translation MPRSKGKILYIENDTQRKATYKKRQKVAFKKAQEISTLCECEVAGVRYSEYHTKPMVYPNYEDAVETFRKFEALPLADQSKNMMTTEEFIKKIIKKKEEQLYKLQKENDIKEKTNMMHEVVNGKKIISIDMKTNDLNDLMYVMKQNLKFFRKLKIKADEEGSASQPISSSGTNSEGPTSPTLLVPQVDPLITIPSSPMLQELMYSSTPQQRPPIMASPIAASVIPQMDSSMNNYQNHSVGFPQRSASSESIEWDDDSIMSFFDDS, from the coding sequence ATGCCAAGAAGTAAAGGaaagattttatatattgaaaatGATACTCAAAGGAAAGCCACATATAAGAAGAGACAAAAAGTAGCGTTTAAAAAGGCTCAAGAAATTAGTACTTTGTGTGAGTGTGAAGTAGCTGGCGTCAGATATAGTGAGTACCACACAAAACCTATGGTATATCCAAATTATGAAGATGCAGTAGAAACTTTTAGGAAGTTTGAGGCGCTTCCACTAGCTGATCAATCAAAAAACATGATGACGACAGAAGAGTTTatcaagaaaattataaaaaagaaggaGGAACAATTATATAAGctacaaaaggaaaatgatatCAAAGAAAAGACAAATATGATGCATGAAGTGGTAAATGGAAAAAAGATTATTTCCATTGACATGAAAACTAATGATCTTAATGATCTAATGTATGTCAtgaaacaaaatttgaaattttttcgcAAACTGAAAATTAAAGCTGATGAAGAGGGTTCTGCCTCTCAACCAATTTCTTCTAGTGGAACCAACTCCGAGGGTCCAACATCTCCTACTTTATTGGTCCctcaagtggatccactaataaCAATTCCTTCATCTCCAATGCTCCAAGAATTAATGTATTCTTCTACACCTCAACAAAGGCCCCCTATAATGGCTTCTCCAATTGCTGCTTCAGTAATACCACAAATGGACTCTTCAATGAATAACTATCAGAACCATTCTGTTGGATTTCCACAAAGGTCAGCGTCATCAGAGTCAATCGAGTGGGATGATGATAGTATTATGTCTTTTTTTGATGATTCATAG